In Thiovibrio frasassiensis, one DNA window encodes the following:
- the dnaX gene encoding DNA polymerase III subunit gamma/tau, whose product MSYLVLARKWRPQNFDEVVGQQAVVRTLRNALTRNRVAHAMLFSGVRGVGKTTLARLMAKALNCQQGEPDVPCDQCESCTEIMAGNAIDLHEIDGASNRGIQEIRELKENIRFFPAKGRYKIIIIDEVHMLTTEAFNALLKTLEEPPAHVYFMFATTELHKIPITILSRCQRYELKRVPFAELVAFFAKIAEAEKVAISARALEMIAREAEGSVRDGLSLLDQIFSFGGSEVSDGDVAQVLGLVDRGIYENLARALLVGDLAGCLEIFAQSQAAGMDLKRFANDLLGFFRGLLIAKVKANPEELLDLSDQELAAIKDIAAGASQETLYHYFSLLLKGTEEMQYSSRPRLALEMAFVRATQAGQIVPTATLLGRLDGLLAGAVSLPVRAAGGIAPAISTAEPEPVAPRPASRPSGAAPSSGLQPEQKKNEIADTPTSSPGQFGHSSPVAASPPVREVKRDWEAFVGYVKERKRWMAPVLQLCAMARDEGNELVLKFDDPSDCKLLQEHDNLKLLQSFALDFFQHDFRVVFKVRGAPAAEDGGGDEAESLLAERRVLANEPMVQMAAEIFGGQVGSIRTGPR is encoded by the coding sequence ATGTCCTACCTTGTTTTAGCCAGAAAATGGCGTCCCCAGAATTTCGATGAGGTTGTTGGCCAGCAGGCCGTGGTGCGCACCTTGCGCAACGCGCTCACCCGTAACCGGGTGGCCCATGCCATGCTTTTTTCCGGGGTGCGCGGGGTTGGCAAGACCACCCTGGCGAGACTGATGGCCAAGGCTCTCAACTGCCAACAGGGCGAGCCGGATGTGCCCTGTGACCAGTGCGAGTCATGCACCGAGATCATGGCGGGCAACGCCATTGATCTGCATGAGATCGACGGCGCCTCCAATCGCGGCATCCAGGAGATCCGCGAGCTCAAGGAAAATATCCGCTTTTTCCCCGCCAAGGGGCGCTACAAGATCATCATTATCGATGAAGTGCACATGCTCACCACCGAGGCCTTCAACGCCCTGCTGAAGACCCTGGAAGAGCCGCCGGCCCATGTCTATTTCATGTTCGCCACCACCGAACTGCACAAGATCCCGATCACCATCCTCTCCCGCTGTCAGCGCTATGAACTCAAGCGAGTTCCCTTTGCCGAACTGGTCGCATTTTTTGCCAAAATCGCCGAAGCGGAAAAGGTTGCGATTTCTGCGCGGGCCCTGGAGATGATTGCTCGGGAGGCCGAAGGCAGCGTGCGGGACGGCTTGAGCCTTCTTGATCAGATATTTTCCTTTGGCGGGTCTGAGGTCAGCGATGGGGATGTGGCGCAGGTCTTGGGCTTGGTTGATCGCGGGATTTATGAAAATCTGGCCCGGGCGCTTCTGGTCGGGGATCTGGCAGGTTGTCTTGAGATCTTTGCCCAGAGCCAGGCCGCGGGTATGGACCTCAAGCGTTTTGCCAACGACCTGTTGGGATTTTTCCGGGGTCTGCTGATTGCCAAGGTCAAGGCCAATCCCGAGGAGTTGCTTGACCTGTCCGACCAGGAACTGGCGGCGATTAAGGATATTGCCGCAGGTGCCAGCCAGGAAACGCTGTATCATTATTTTTCTCTGCTCTTGAAGGGGACCGAAGAGATGCAGTACTCATCCCGGCCCCGGCTTGCGTTGGAGATGGCTTTTGTCCGGGCCACCCAGGCAGGGCAGATCGTGCCGACTGCCACTTTATTGGGGCGTCTTGACGGATTATTGGCCGGCGCCGTGTCTCTGCCGGTGAGAGCAGCCGGGGGCATTGCTCCGGCGATCTCCACTGCGGAACCGGAGCCAGTCGCGCCCAGACCGGCATCCCGGCCATCGGGAGCTGCTCCTTCTTCGGGGTTGCAGCCGGAACAAAAAAAAAATGAAATAGCGGATACGCCTACATCCTCGCCCGGGCAATTCGGGCACTCCTCTCCGGTCGCGGCCTCCCCTCCGGTGCGTGAGGTGAAACGGGACTGGGAGGCGTTTGTTGGGTATGTGAAGGAGCGCAAGCGCTGGATGGCGCCGGTGCTGCAACTGTGCGCCATGGCCCGCGATGAAGGAAACGAGCTGGTCCTGAAGTTTGACGACCCCTCGGACTGTAAGCTGTTGCAGGAACATGACAACCTGAAATTGTTGCAGTCCTTTGCGCTGGATTTTTTTCAGCACGATTTTCGCGTCGTTTTCAAGGTGCGCGGCGCCCCGGCAGCTGAGGATGGCGGCGGCGATGAGGCGGAGAGTCTTCTTGCCGAACGGCGGGTTCTTGCCAACGAACCCATGGTGCAGATGGCGGCCGAGATTTTTGGCGGGCAGGTCGGCAGTATCCGAACCGGCCCCAGGTAA
- a CDS encoding YbaB/EbfC family nucleoid-associated protein, giving the protein MDMKQMVKQAQQFQQRLTEMQGELAGRQVSASVGGGMVSATVNGRHELVNLTIDKEVVDPADPQMLQDLVVSAVNEAMRKAQAMIEGEMSKLTGGMKIPGMF; this is encoded by the coding sequence ATGGATATGAAACAGATGGTGAAGCAGGCGCAGCAGTTTCAGCAGCGTTTGACGGAGATGCAGGGGGAACTGGCGGGCAGGCAGGTCAGCGCCTCGGTGGGCGGCGGTATGGTGAGCGCCACGGTGAACGGCAGGCATGAACTTGTCAACTTGACCATTGATAAGGAAGTGGTGGACCCTGCGGACCCCCAGATGCTCCAAGACCTTGTCGTCTCCGCGGTAAATGAGGCCATGCGCAAGGCCCAGGCAATGATCGAGGGTGAGATGTCCAAGCTTACCGGTGGGATGAAGATTCCGGGGATGTTTTAA
- the recR gene encoding recombination mediator RecR, with protein MNVVPPALSRLIADLNRLPGIGIKSATRLALHILRRPASEAQSLARDLGELHRSIRLCSGCFAFAESDPCAICKDSERDGGLVCVVEESADLMAIEKTGVFKGKYHILHGVLSPMDGIGPEEIKADALVERIRKQQVREVLIATSSTVPGEATAAYLIKRLQEEVQVKVTRLACGIPMGMDIKYADDLTLSRAIEARKDTSK; from the coding sequence ATGAACGTCGTTCCTCCGGCACTGAGCCGACTCATTGCCGACCTGAACCGTCTGCCGGGGATCGGCATCAAAAGCGCGACCCGGCTGGCACTCCATATTTTGCGGCGGCCCGCCAGCGAGGCGCAGAGCCTGGCCCGGGATCTTGGGGAACTGCACCGCAGCATCCGCTTGTGCAGCGGCTGTTTTGCCTTTGCGGAAAGCGACCCCTGCGCTATCTGCAAAGATTCCGAGCGTGATGGCGGGTTGGTCTGCGTGGTCGAGGAATCCGCAGACCTTATGGCCATCGAGAAAACCGGAGTTTTCAAGGGCAAATACCATATTCTCCATGGTGTTCTCTCTCCCATGGACGGGATCGGGCCGGAGGAAATCAAGGCGGATGCCCTGGTGGAGAGGATACGCAAACAGCAGGTGCGTGAGGTCCTTATCGCCACCAGTTCCACGGTCCCGGGGGAGGCGACGGCCGCTTATCTCATCAAGCGGTTGCAGGAGGAGGTTCAGGTCAAGGTAACCAGATTGGCTTGCGGGATTCCCATGGGGATGGACATAAAATATGCCGATGATCTCACGCTCAGTCGGGCTATTGAAGCACGGAAAGACACCAGCAAGTGA
- the thrS gene encoding threonine--tRNA ligase → MMEISLTLPSGEQKKVPAGTTVAEALKELVSNKERKQTIAARLADRLVDLSTPIDADASFAPITVDSPEALEILRHSAAHIMAEAVLALFGTEVQVAIGPAIADGFYYDFDRAEPFTPDDLARIELKMQELAAAAAPFSRETMSSAQAIALFEKSGQSYKVELLKDLGAETVSLYRQGDFVDLCRGPHLPHAGWLKAVKVIKQAGAYWRGDEKNQMLQRLYGTAFFDAKDLKAYLHQIEEAKKRDHRKLGKELELFAVSDQVGPGLILWQPKGALLRKIIEDHWREEHYRNGYELLFTPHIAKRDMWKTSGHLDFYGENMFSAMDIEEVSYQLKPMNCPFHIAIYNTRKRSYREFPLRWCELGTVYRFEKTGALHGLMRVRGFTQDDAHIFCRPDNLEEEIFNILDLNLQILKAFGFEHYDIYLSTRPEKYVGNDEHWEQATTALKLALEKKGLAYEVDPGEGVFYGPKIDIKIKDVLGRSWQCSTIQVDFNLPERFEMSYTGEDGKEHQPIMIHRALMGSLERFIGVLIEHYAGAFPVWLAPTQARIMNITDAQMGYADEVYAELRRAGVRVEKDLRNEKLNYKIREAQMQKIPFMLIIGDKEVEARQVTVRLRNGDNLPGMSIPEFAAMIADENEAGRTGACNS, encoded by the coding sequence ATGATGGAAATATCCCTCACCCTTCCTTCCGGGGAGCAGAAAAAGGTTCCTGCGGGGACCACGGTGGCCGAGGCCCTGAAAGAGCTGGTTTCCAACAAGGAGCGCAAGCAAACCATTGCCGCCCGGTTGGCTGACAGGCTGGTAGACCTTTCTACGCCTATCGATGCCGATGCATCCTTTGCGCCCATAACCGTTGACAGCCCTGAGGCTTTGGAGATTCTCCGGCATAGTGCGGCTCATATCATGGCCGAGGCTGTTCTTGCCCTGTTCGGCACGGAGGTGCAGGTTGCCATCGGACCGGCCATTGCCGATGGATTTTACTATGATTTTGATCGTGCGGAACCGTTTACCCCCGACGATCTTGCCCGGATTGAACTGAAAATGCAGGAGCTTGCCGCTGCCGCAGCTCCTTTTAGCCGTGAGACCATGTCCTCCGCCCAGGCGATTGCGCTTTTTGAAAAGAGCGGTCAGTCCTACAAGGTTGAACTGCTTAAAGATCTGGGTGCCGAGACCGTTTCGTTGTATCGGCAGGGAGATTTTGTTGACCTTTGCCGTGGGCCGCACTTGCCGCATGCGGGTTGGCTGAAGGCAGTCAAGGTTATCAAGCAGGCCGGCGCCTATTGGCGTGGTGATGAAAAAAACCAGATGCTCCAGCGGCTTTATGGCACGGCTTTTTTTGATGCCAAGGATCTGAAAGCCTATCTGCACCAGATTGAAGAGGCGAAAAAACGCGACCACCGGAAGCTTGGCAAAGAACTTGAGTTGTTTGCCGTGTCCGATCAGGTCGGGCCGGGGTTGATTCTCTGGCAGCCCAAGGGTGCTCTCCTCCGGAAGATCATTGAGGATCACTGGCGCGAAGAACATTATCGAAACGGCTATGAGCTGCTGTTTACCCCGCATATTGCCAAGCGCGACATGTGGAAGACCAGCGGCCATCTCGATTTTTATGGGGAAAACATGTTTTCCGCCATGGACATCGAGGAGGTGAGCTATCAGCTCAAGCCGATGAATTGCCCCTTTCATATCGCCATCTATAATACGCGGAAACGCAGCTACCGGGAGTTTCCTTTGCGGTGGTGCGAGCTGGGCACCGTATACCGCTTCGAGAAAACCGGCGCCCTGCATGGGTTGATGCGGGTTCGCGGTTTTACCCAGGACGATGCCCATATCTTCTGCCGGCCCGATAACCTGGAAGAGGAAATCTTCAATATCCTAGACCTGAACCTGCAGATCCTTAAGGCCTTTGGTTTCGAACACTACGACATCTATCTCTCCACCCGGCCCGAGAAGTATGTGGGCAACGACGAGCATTGGGAGCAGGCCACCACCGCCCTGAAGCTCGCTTTGGAGAAAAAAGGGTTGGCCTATGAGGTCGATCCCGGGGAAGGGGTCTTTTACGGCCCGAAGATTGATATCAAGATCAAGGATGTTTTGGGACGCAGCTGGCAGTGTTCCACCATCCAGGTGGATTTCAACCTGCCCGAACGTTTTGAGATGAGCTATACCGGGGAAGACGGCAAGGAGCATCAGCCGATCATGATCCATCGGGCCCTCATGGGTTCGCTGGAGCGTTTTATCGGGGTGCTTATCGAGCATTATGCCGGCGCCTTTCCGGTGTGGCTTGCGCCGACACAGGCCAGGATTATGAACATCACCGATGCGCAGATGGGCTATGCGGACGAGGTGTATGCCGAGTTGCGCCGCGCTGGGGTGCGGGTGGAAAAGGATCTTCGCAACGAAAAGCTCAATTACAAGATTCGTGAAGCCCAGATGCAGAAGATTCCTTTCATGCTGATCATCGGCGACAAGGAAGTAGAAGCCCGTCAGGTCACGGTGCGGCTGCGCAATGGCGATAATCTGCCCGGTATGTCCATCCCTGAGTTTGCGGCCATGATTGCCGATGAAAATGAAGCCGGCCGAACTGGTGCTTGCAATAGCTAG
- the infC gene encoding translation initiation factor IF-3 — translation MSIKGKKVGDRPEREVRARINHEIDCKEVRLIDEDGSQVGVVPVRDALARSEAAGLDLVELSAAADPPVCRIMDFGKFRYEQSKKQQEAKKKQTVIEVKEIKLRPKTEKHDLEFKIKNIKKFLQQKNKVKITLRFRGREIVYADTLGMEVLNKVVEELKDDAVILQSPKMEGRQMAMFVGPKS, via the coding sequence ATGAGTATCAAAGGGAAAAAAGTTGGCGATCGACCAGAGCGGGAAGTGCGGGCCAGAATCAACCATGAGATTGATTGCAAGGAAGTTCGTCTCATTGATGAGGACGGAAGTCAGGTAGGGGTTGTGCCTGTTCGCGATGCACTGGCAAGGTCCGAAGCGGCAGGGCTTGATCTTGTTGAATTGTCGGCTGCGGCCGATCCTCCGGTTTGCCGGATTATGGATTTTGGCAAATTTCGCTACGAGCAGAGCAAGAAGCAGCAGGAAGCCAAGAAAAAACAGACGGTTATCGAGGTCAAAGAGATCAAACTCAGGCCTAAGACCGAGAAACATGATCTTGAATTCAAGATCAAGAATATCAAGAAGTTTCTGCAGCAGAAGAACAAAGTGAAGATCACCCTGCGCTTCCGTGGCCGTGAGATCGTCTATGCCGACACTCTCGGCATGGAGGTTTTGAACAAGGTGGTCGAGGAATTGAAGGACGATGCGGTTATTCTACAGTCCCCCAAGATGGAAGGGCGGCAGATGGCCATGTTTGTTGGGCCTAAATCATAG
- the rpmI gene encoding 50S ribosomal protein L35 yields MPKMKTNRGAAKRFKCTGTGKIVRRKAFTSHILTKKSTKRKRNLRQSEIVDATNLKGIKRLLPYM; encoded by the coding sequence ATGCCGAAGATGAAAACAAACAGAGGGGCTGCCAAACGGTTCAAGTGTACCGGTACCGGCAAGATTGTCCGCCGCAAGGCCTTCACCAGCCATATCCTCACCAAGAAGAGCACCAAGCGGAAAAGAAATTTGCGACAGTCCGAGATTGTTGACGCCACCAATCTTAAGGGAATCAAACGGCTGTTGCCCTATATGTAA
- the rplT gene encoding 50S ribosomal protein L20 encodes MPRVTRGFKARRRRKKVLNLASGFIGGRNRLYRTATEAVDRALCYAYRDRRQKKRDFRKLWIVRIGAACHENGTTYSRMMGSLKKVNVELDRKVLANLAVLDPGAFSQVAKLAGVSN; translated from the coding sequence ATGCCTCGCGTAACACGTGGATTTAAAGCGCGCCGGAGAAGAAAAAAGGTTTTGAATCTGGCCAGTGGCTTCATTGGTGGCCGCAACCGTCTGTACCGGACGGCAACCGAAGCCGTTGACCGGGCTCTCTGCTACGCCTACCGTGATCGTCGCCAGAAAAAGCGCGATTTCAGGAAGTTGTGGATTGTCCGGATCGGCGCTGCGTGCCATGAAAACGGCACCACCTACAGCCGGATGATGGGCAGCTTGAAAAAGGTAAATGTGGAGTTGGACCGTAAGGTTCTCGCCAATCTGGCAGTTCTTGATCCGGGTGCCTTTTCCCAGGTTGCCAAGCTGGCCGGCGTCAGCAACTAG